In a single window of the Prochlorococcus marinus XMU1412 genome:
- a CDS encoding DUF3153 domain-containing protein, with amino-acid sequence MKTYEQVLEKVELALAKGEYHYCIEFLLPIIESFPLSSKEGVNLRTILITALCGINKREEAKRFCKELLKSYDNKTRENAKYLMEVIDSPDIKKPENWNVQFESDPSINKKSFNSLRKKREVLKKKKFINVTETPTGETKPFQKGFSLIIFLILLLLIPLLSGCVKIEDTLDLSELDSITNNLVIESKYIKEFPWQLKFEEKMKDIFPDAEIEQDESIFSLKHKNLNLEDTKQVLKITQNTAGELAGESTNIEINTIQKNYIFFKKYFYRLDLDLNSIQGIDNLELIFKIISPNKAILTDKNNSNLEITKNLIIWNLNQGQINSLEFSFWSLNKLLIGISIILIIIILAYLLRFYRFKLGSDLPQLPSK; translated from the coding sequence ATGAAAACTTATGAGCAAGTTTTAGAAAAAGTAGAACTTGCTTTAGCTAAAGGTGAGTATCATTATTGCATTGAATTTCTTTTGCCCATAATCGAATCATTTCCTTTATCAAGCAAAGAGGGAGTAAATTTAAGAACAATCTTAATTACTGCTCTATGTGGGATCAATAAAAGGGAGGAGGCTAAAAGGTTTTGTAAAGAACTTCTAAAATCTTACGATAATAAGACGAGAGAAAATGCAAAATATTTGATGGAAGTTATAGATTCTCCTGACATTAAAAAGCCAGAAAATTGGAACGTACAGTTTGAAAGCGACCCATCAATCAATAAAAAATCCTTTAACTCACTGCGAAAAAAAAGAGAAGTATTGAAGAAAAAAAAATTTATTAATGTAACTGAGACACCAACTGGTGAAACAAAACCTTTTCAGAAAGGCTTTTCACTGATCATTTTTTTAATACTATTATTATTAATTCCACTTTTAAGTGGCTGCGTAAAAATTGAGGATACCCTTGATCTTAGTGAACTTGATTCAATTACCAATAATTTAGTGATAGAAAGTAAATACATAAAGGAATTTCCTTGGCAATTAAAATTTGAAGAGAAGATGAAAGATATTTTTCCTGACGCAGAAATTGAACAAGACGAATCAATCTTTTCTTTGAAACATAAAAATCTCAATTTAGAAGATACAAAGCAAGTTCTTAAAATCACACAAAATACAGCTGGAGAGTTAGCGGGAGAATCAACAAATATAGAAATTAATACTATTCAAAAAAACTACATTTTTTTTAAAAAATACTTTTACAGGTTAGATTTGGATCTAAATTCTATTCAAGGTATTGATAACTTAGAACTCATTTTCAAAATTATTTCCCCTAATAAAGCTATCCTTACCGATAAAAATAATTCAAATTTAGAAATCACAAAAAATCTAATAATTTGGAATTTAAATCAAGGGCAGATAAATAGTCTTGAATTTTCTTTCTGGAGCCTCAACAAACTTTTGATTGGGATATCTATTATTTTAATAATTATAATATTAGCTTATTTATTGAGATTCTATAGATTTAAATTAGGTTCAGATTTACCTCAACTACCATCAAAGTAA